A stretch of DNA from Catenulispora acidiphila DSM 44928:
GAGACCGGCGCCGGACCGATCCTCGGGGCATGGCACTGATCGACGAAGCCGCACCGAAGACCGCCGGCTCCACTCCCCCGACCCCTGGCAAGCCTCAGCGCTCTGCCGCCTTCCGGACCAGGGCGGCGTTCGCCGGCATCGTGGCCGGCAACTTCATGGTCCTGCTCGACGCGACGATCCTCAACGTCGCGCTCCCCGATATGAAGGCGCATCTGCACGCCTCGGCCGCCGCGCTGCCGTGGACCGTGGACGCCTACACCGTCGTGTTCGCCGGCCTGATGCTCGCCTCCGGCGCGGTCGCCGACCGGTTCGGCGCCCGCCGCGTGTATCAGAGCGCGGTCGCTTTGTTCGGGCTGTTGTCCCTGCTCTGCGCGCTGGCGCCGAACGTCGGCGGCCTGATCGCCGGCCGCGCGCTGCTCGGCGCGGCGGCGGCCGGCATGGTCCCGGCCTCCCTGTCCCTGCTCGCCGGGCTCTACCCCGACGCCAAGGACCGGATGAAGGCGGTCGGCGCGTGGGCCGCGCTGTCCGGGATCGGGCTGGCCGTCGGGCCGGTGCTCGGCGGCGCGCTGGTCGCGGCCGGCGGCTGGCGGCTGGTCTTCGTGGTGAACCCGCCGCTGGCGCTGGTCTCGTGGTTCCTGGTCCGCGGGCTGTCCTCGCAGGCTTCCGGACACCGCAAGAAGTTCGACATCCCGGGCCTGGTGCTGTTCACCGTCGCGCTGTGCGCGCTGACCTACGGTCTGGTGGACGCCGGGACCGAGGGCTGGAGCACGCCGTCCGCGCTGGTCGCGCTGGCGGTCGCGGTGCTCGCGGCGGTCGCCGTGGCCTTCGTCGAGCGCCGGGCCGAGACCCCGGTCCTGCCGCCGGAGCTGCTGCGTCTGGGTCGGGTCCGCACCAACCTGGTGACCGCGGTCGCCGCGAACTACATCTTCTATGGGCTGCTGTACTCGGTCACGCTGTGGTTCGAGGAGACGCGGCACATGAGCGCGGCGATGACCGGCGTCGCCTTCCTGCCGATGATGGTGCCGCTGTGCTTCCTGCCCTTCTTCACCAGCCGGCTGGCGCACCGGTTCGGCGCGCGCCCGATGGTGATGGTGGCGATGGTGGTGAACGTCGGGGTCGGCGCGGTCCTGTTCACCGTCGGCGCCCACACCTCGCTGGCGGTGGTGACGGTCGCGCAGGTCCTGATGGCGATCGCGACCACGCTGACGATCCCGTCGATCACCGCGGACATGGCGGTGGCCACCCCGCGTCCGCTCGCCGCGACCGGCCAGGGCGCGCTGAACGCCGCACGCCAGACCGGGAGCGCGCTGGGCGTGGCGATCCTCGGCACGATGTCGGGGATGCACGCCGCCGGGATCGCGATGGCCGCCGGCGCGCTGCTCACGCTGGTGCTCGCCGGGCTCACGCGCCGCAGCGCCTGAGGCCGGCGGCGAGCGCCGACGCGAGGGTGCCGCAGGGTTCCGCCGGCTTCCGCCGGGTTCCGCTACGCCGAACGGCCGAAGTGGCTGAACCCGGCGGCGCCCTCCCACGGTTTGCCGTCGACGGTCACGGAGGCGGCACCGGCGTAGACGGTCCCGACCGGACGCCAGCCCTCGGGGACGGCGTCAGCCGAGGTGAAAGTGGCGACCAGCGCGTGGTCCTCGCCGCCGGTCAGGACCTGGTCCAGGCGCGGACCCCGGTCGGTGATCAGCAGGGTGCTGTCGACGTCGACCGCGACGCCGCTGGCCACGGCCAGGTGCCGCAGGTCGGCCAGCAGACCGTCGCTGACGTCGAGCATCGCGGTGGCGCCGGCCCGGGCGGCTTCGGGACCGGCGGCGTACGGCGGGCTCGGGCGGCGGTGCGCGATCAGATAATCAGCGGCCTGCGGTGCCGCCGAGGTGGCGAAGTCCGCCCCGGTCGCGCCATGGTCCGCTTCCGCCGCGCCGTCACCCGGAGCGCCGCCTCGTGCGCGTGCACCGCTTTGCGGAGTTTCCCCGGTCAGGTCGCTCGACGCGGCGTCGCTCCCGTTCGCACCGT
This window harbors:
- a CDS encoding MFS transporter, yielding MALIDEAAPKTAGSTPPTPGKPQRSAAFRTRAAFAGIVAGNFMVLLDATILNVALPDMKAHLHASAAALPWTVDAYTVVFAGLMLASGAVADRFGARRVYQSAVALFGLLSLLCALAPNVGGLIAGRALLGAAAAGMVPASLSLLAGLYPDAKDRMKAVGAWAALSGIGLAVGPVLGGALVAAGGWRLVFVVNPPLALVSWFLVRGLSSQASGHRKKFDIPGLVLFTVALCALTYGLVDAGTEGWSTPSALVALAVAVLAAVAVAFVERRAETPVLPPELLRLGRVRTNLVTAVAANYIFYGLLYSVTLWFEETRHMSAAMTGVAFLPMMVPLCFLPFFTSRLAHRFGARPMVMVAMVVNVGVGAVLFTVGAHTSLAVVTVAQVLMAIATTLTIPSITADMAVATPRPLAATGQGALNAARQTGSALGVAILGTMSGMHAAGIAMAAGALLTLVLAGLTRRSA